In Leguminivora glycinivorella isolate SPB_JAAS2020 chromosome 11, LegGlyc_1.1, whole genome shotgun sequence, a single window of DNA contains:
- the LOC125231495 gene encoding uncharacterized protein LOC125231495, whose protein sequence is MSRKRKLMELREEIKLKSSRKENNCEDIDECNLQTPFSVEVPSLPSISPPPFSPLTPLALQTKFKEQKTCSTELLRTNSPPLGFSSFLNNNDPASSPLQPMSPETQQLYKDLTVEELYRRNSTDIIENSDNDADITDDSLNDPDYVVDKPKQRIVFESEPENNSTSDIEHDDLEHNIVVTEKSNPKPVFKDTNTQLELPQQATTSKTDTNLGLHRDVASSVYENAQEAESHNGTYEIDAAPDQTQDISLSTVVQCNIEEQDTTSLTSTTDINNEDSILTERPNVVEINREETEIENTAIDNQNSNVVNAETEKRNKQRSIKKTRKERNESKVLRNTGKSYVSETGSVVPERKTRELKNSCRLKCAERFSEDERKDCFQNYWNLGQRERRAAFVAKSITIFPKKTQTTAGHSKNRDCYCVYKLQVCNEEKPICKECFCRILDETIGFVNVVIQKKKDSPTGIIDIDQRGKQPPKTKKTIEDMSLVKDHILSFPSYESHYCRKCTGKRYLSPDLSIAKMHREYKLTTSNPVSLKLYAQCFHELKLSFKQPSKDTCNTCDVFQAKIKVADENNKEQLIAELAEHQAQAEKAYSEKRVDKEIVKTDSSVRAFAFDLQQCLPTPYLKTSVSFYKRQLWSFNLTIHDLSNNEATCYMWDETIGARGANQIASCLWHFCKRLPTDVKELIFYSDTCGGQNKNNTVAMMFMYILHHHPTIQTIHHKFLLSGHTHMECDSDHAVIEKVKKRTQMKINHLNDWIQLVRTCKVQKPFNVVAMTLKDFFDFSELKTKKGPFSLKKQNEQGDAFLWQPIKWLKYSKDRIGKIDFKDNLDREMPFQSVNFKKRGKVTLDSFKLNQISRQPLPISAEKKKDLMDLIQLIDEPFREFYLNIKTTNCAPTDPDLDEDNPDEEDTF, encoded by the exons ATGAGTAGAAAACGCAAATTAATGGAACTTCGAGAAGAAATCAAGTTAAAATCCTCACGCAAAGAAAATAACTGTGAAGACATAG ATGAATGTAATCTTCAGACTCCATTCTCCGTTGAGGTTCCTTCACTTCCTTCTATTTCTCCACCACCGTTTTCTCCACTGACCCCTCTGGCACTCCAAACTAAATTCAAGGAGCAGA AGACGTGCAGTACCGAGTTGTTACGTACAAATTCTCCGCCTCTGGGTTTTTCCTCCTTTTTAAATAACAATGATCCTGCATCATCCCCTCTTCAACCAATGTCACCAGAGACCCAACAGTTATACAAAGATTTAACTGTAGAAGAATTATATAGAAGGAACTCAAcggatattattgaaaacagtGACAATGATGCAGACATTACTGATGACAGTTTGAATGATCCAGATTATGTTGTCGATAAACCCAAACAACGTATAGTATTTGAATCAGAACCTGAGAATAATTCGACTAGCGATATAGAACATGATGACCTTGAACATAATATCGTAGTGACCGAAAAATCAAACCCAAAACCGGTGTTTAAAGACACGAATACGCAGTTAGAACTACCTCAACAAGCTACCACAAGCAAAACAGATACCAACCTAGGACTACATAGAGATGTTGCAAGTTCCGTATACGAGAATGCACAAGAAGCGGAAAGTCATAATGGGACATATGAAATAGATGCGGCACCAGACCAAACACAAGACATTTCTTTATCTACTGTAGTACAATGCAATATAGAAGAGCAAGATACGACATCTCTCACGAGTACGACCGATATCAATAACGAAGATTCAATTCTGACAGAAAGACCAAATGTTGTTGAAATTAATAGAGAAGAGACAGAAATTGAAAATACCGCGATAGATAATCAAAATTCCAATGTTGTTAATGCTGAAACAGAGAAAAGAAACAAACAAcgatcaataaaaaaaaccagAAAAGAGAGAAACGAATCTAAAGTACTGAGGAATACTGGGAAAAGTTACGTGTCGGAAACAGGTTCTGTGGTTCCTGAAAGAAAAACGCGAGAGCTCAAAAATTCATGTAGATTAAAATGTGCAGAAAGATTTTCAGAAGACGAGAGAAAGGATTGCTTTCAAAACTACTGGAATTTAGGGCAAAGAGAGAGAAGAGCGGCATTCGTAGCAAAATCTATAACAATATTTCCCAAAAAGACTCAAACAACTGCTGGCCATTCCAAAAACAGAGATTGTTATTGTGTGTATAAACTACAGGTTTGTAACGAAGAAAAACCAATTTGCAAAGAGTGTTTCTGTAGAATTCTAGATGAAACCATAGGATTTGTTAACGTGGTTATACAAAAGAAAAAAGATTCCCCTACTGGAATTATAGATATTGATCAGAGAGGTAAACAACCTCctaaaactaaaaaaaccatTGAAGACATGTCGTTAGTTAAAGACCATATTCTTAGTTTCCCTAGTTATGAAAGTCACTATTGTAGGAAATGTACTGGTAAGAGATATTTATCACCTGATCTTTCTATCGCCAAGATGCACCGGGAGTATAAGCTGACAACATCAAACCCAGTTTCGCTTAAGCTGTATGCACAATGTTTTCATGAATTAAAACTATCGTTTAAGCAACCATCGAAAGACACCTGTAATACTTGTGATGTCTTCCAGGCTAAAATTAAGGTTGCTGACGAGAATAATAAGGAACAACTAATTGCGGAGCTAGCTGAACACCAAGCTCAGGCAGAAAAAGCTTATTCCGAAAAACGTGTTGATAAAGAAATAGTAAAGACGGACTCTTCTGTGAGAGCTTTCGCATTCGACCTTCAACAGTGCTTGCCAACACCTTATTTGAAAACTTCTGTTTCATTTTACAAACGGCAACTGTGGAgttttaatttaactatacatgACTTATCAAACAACGAAGCGACATGCTATATGTGGGACGAGACTATCGGAGCTCGTGGAGCCAATCAAATCGCGTCTTGTTTGTGGCATTTTTGTAAAAGGCTACCAACAGATGTTAAAGAGCTAATATTTTATTCAGACACGTGTGGTGGacagaataaaaataatactgtaGCTATGATGTTCATGTATATACTGCACCATCACCCCACAATACAAACAATACACCACAAATTTTTGTTAAGTGGGCACACTCATATGGAATGCGATTCTGACCACGCTGTTATAGAAAAAGTGAAGAAGAGGACCCAGATGAAAATAAACCATTTAAATGATTGGATTCAGCTGGTACGAACATGCAAAGTTCAGAAACCATTTAATGTTGTGGCAATGACGCTAAAAGATTTCTTTGATTTTAGTGAGTTAAAAACTAAAAAAGGaccgttttctttaaaaaaacaaaatgagCAAGGTGACGCTTTTCTCTGGCAACCAATCAAATGGTTGAAATATAGCAAAGACCGCATAGGCAAAATAGATTTCAAAGACAACCTTGATCGTGAAATGCCATTTCAATCAGTAAATTTTAAGAAAAGAGGCAAAGTTACGCTAGATTCTTTCAAATTAAATCAGATATCTAGACAGCCATTGCCAATCAGTGCTGAAAAAAAGAAAGATTTGATGGATTTAATTCAGTTAATTGATGAGCCATTTCGTGAGTTCTATTTAAATATCAAGACCACAAACTGTGCTCCCACGGATCCTGATCTCGACGAGGATAACCCAGATGAGGAAGACACTTTTTAA